The DNA segment AACCACGTAGTAAACGCCGGTTTGGCCGCCGGTGCCGATGGTAATGAACTGCTCTTGGTCTTGAGCCATCGCAGGTGATGCAAACATGGCAGCACTCAGCAGGGTGCCGGCAAATGCGGCGGAGAAAGCATGGCGTTTCATAAACACACCTCAATAATTGTCGTTATGGTCGGTAAAAGTTTGCGAGATCTGCATTCGGCGGATTTACCGACGAAACACCATCTCGCGTTACTTTAGCGAAAAAATACGCGTACGGAAAAAGCCTGCTTAGTGAGGTCTGTTTCCCTTATTCCTCAGTTTAGCCGCGACTTACGTGAAGTAAAGCTTAATTTACCGACCCTAACGCCCCAAAGCCCAACTGTTTTGGGCCAAGTGCATAGCCTGTTTTACGTCATCGGTTGGAATATCACCCGGCTCACCCTTTTCGAGCGGGTCATAGTGAAACACGTACAACCGCGAGGCAAACTCGGCCACCGGCAACGAGGCTTCACCGTAGAGCTCGTCGTGGCCTTGGGTCGAGGTGACAATTCCCTGACCCCAGTTTTGCCCGCTGTCGTTATTAGGATTAAAGAAATAAACGCGCATAACCTCAGCTGGATCCAGCGCAAGCCGCTGGATAGTGATGGCGTGCCAGCCAAGAAAGCGGGTGGCACTGTCGGTCACCGCGATACCGGCTGGCTGAGGATCAATAACCGGAATGTTGCCGTTGTAAAAAGGGTGATAGGCAGCATAAAAATCTCGAATAAACCCTTCAAAGTCCTTCAGGCCACCGGTGAATATGTCGACGGCTATGCGAAATCCGTGGCCCACACGATCACCGTGAAATGCGGAGTTAACCCATTTGTGCGGATCTTCTCCACGCCCGGCGCTGCGACGACCCATTTCAAAGTAGATGCGATCCAGGTGCGGCAACGTCAGCAGTGAAACCGCATCTACATCCACCGGAGGCTCGCTAGCCAGCCCGGCGCCCAGATCCCGCGAAGAAATACTGTTGCCCTCAAAGCGCATCACCACTTCGTCGTCGCGGGCTGCCCAGGCAAGAACCCGAAGCAGTTCCGCCGGCATGTTGTAAGCCCACATAGACAATGCGCGAGTAGACTGACAGGTAGGATAGTTCCCTTGCCCCACCCCTAGCGGGCACCCGAACACATTAAGAACATCCGCAAGCAGAAAGCATTCTGGCGAACGGCTACACCCAAAGACCGCCACAATTTTCTCGGATGCGGCCTCGCACAGCGACAGTCGTATTTGTCGCCACAGAGACGGCGCCACCGGAGGCGCGTAGAGAATGCCCCGTTCGAGCATCATCGCCAGTCCGTAGGCACATTGGCTGGTCTCGGGAAACAAGGCCTCGTCAATCAGGGTGTGAATCAACGCCGGATAGCAGTGAAAGGCGTCGACGCCCGTGTGGCTCAGGCCCAAAGCGGTGGGGATCAGGTCGTTCCAACGGCTACGCAGGTAACGTATAAAGCCAGGCATATACGGCGAAACCAGGCCGGTACTGTGCATGGCCTTGGCAAAGGCGATGGCCTCTCGCAGCAAGGTGGCATCGTCCATCTGTGCCAGCCGTTCAGCGTAAACATCGAAGCCGGGATCTTCGCAACAGCCCTCGGTAGGGCTGAACACGGCATGGATCAGTTGCAGCGCGTCGTCGCCGACGTCGCCACCGAGCCCATCCGGCTTTTGCAGGCAGACGGCGATCTGCGTCACCATTTGTTTAACACCACCCACCTGAACCGGCCGTTGCGCCAGAATTCGCCAGACTTCGGCCACTAAATGTTCCAGAAGATTCTCGTAGCCCAAATGCCGAAGCAGAAAGTGATACAGATCTTGAACGGCGAAGCCGAGCCCATCCGGCCGCAGCCGGTCCCTGTCCTGAAGATCACTGACCACCAGATCCAGATTCATCGCCAGTACCTGGGCGAGAAAGTGGTGGGCGTGTTCTGCCGAGATAGAAGGATGACGGTAGTGACCTTTGGCCACCGCTAAAAGGCGAATCTGGCTAAGGATTTCAACTAGGGTTACCACCGGTTCGCCATGGCGAATCGTGCGCACGGCCAGCGAGGGCACCAACGTCTGAGGATAATCCCAATCACTGCCACCAAAGCACCCCGCCGCCTCAATCGCCGGCACGCGCTGATAGAGAGCTTCGAGGCCTTCGTTAGTAAACATCAAGGCCTGTGCTGCTTCTATGACCTCTAAAACGGGCGACACGACCTCGGTCGCATTGATTTCAGCAAGGCGTTTGATGGCCGCGTCGAGTGATTTTTCTAGCTCATCTGACGCGCTGTTGTGCTGATTCACGGGGATGCAGGTTGCTCTACTCATGCCTTGCGATCCTCCGGTCAATCCCCGGACATGTCAACCTGACCCGGTATCCACACGTACATACCTTGGGCGGAAAAACCGCTATTCACTGTGCCGCCGACTCAGCGCGACTGACCCGCCAGATGATATTGCCCACATCATCCGCCACTAAAAGGCCACCCTGCTTGTCGATAACAACGCCCACAGGACGCCCCTGGGCTTTGTCGTCAGCGTTGATGAACCCGGTGAGTATATCGACCGGCTGACCATCAGGCTCACCATCGGTGAAAGGAACAAAAATGACTTTATAACCACTGCGGGGTTTGCGGTTCCAGGAGCCGTGCTGGCCCACAAACATGCCGTTTTTAAATTGCTCGGGCAACGTGTTGCCCTCGGCGGCCGTTAGCCCCAGTGAAGCGGTGTGCGGCCCGAGGGCGTAATCGGGCTTGATAGCCCGGGCCACTTTCGCCGGGTGTTGCGGTTTTACCCTCTCATCCACATTCTGGCCAAAATAGCTGAAGGGCCAACCGAAGAAACCACCATCCGCCACCGATGTCATGTAATCCGGCACTAGGTCACTGCCAAGCAGGTCACGCTCATTGACAGCAACCCAGAGCTCGCCGCTTTCCGGCTGCCAGGCCATACCCACCGGATTGCGTAGGCCAGTGGCAAATTCGCGGTGCTGACCGGTTTCGGGGTCGATTTCCCAAATGGATGCACGACCTTCCTCATTCTCAAGACCGTTTTCGCCGATATTACTGTTCGACCCCACACCGACGTAAAGCTTGCTGCCATCCGGGCTGGCAATCATGCTCTTGGTCCAGTGATGATTGATCTTGCCGGCTGGCAGATCGGTAACTTTGGTGCCTTCGGCGGTGATGCGTGTCTGGCCCGTCTTGTAGGGAAAACGCATGACGGCGTTCGTGTTGGCAACGTAGAAGTCGTTCCCGATCAGAGCCATACCAAACGGAGAGTGCAGGTCTTTAAGTAGCGTCGAACGTTTGTCGGCTACGCCGTCACCATCACTGTCACGCAGCAGAGTAATCCTGTCGGCGCTGGGAACAGTGGCACCGGCATCGTCCATGATCATTCTCGTGATCCAGCCACGAATACCTTGATGACTGTCCGGGTTCGGCTGGGCATTGGTTTCGGCAACCAGCACATCACCATTGGGTAGCACATAGAGCCAGCGGGGATGTTCCAGATTGTCTGCGAAGGCGACCACCCGGGTTCCCGCAACGGCATCGGGTTTTCCGCTGGAAGGCCAGCCGGTGGCTTTGGCAATATTGACGGTGGGAATCAGGGACTCGCTCGGACTGGGCAATACCGGATCAGGGCCGGTTCCCTCGGCAACGGAGAACTGAGCTGTATTCCCGCAGGCAGTAAGCGTGAGTATCAGGCCGATAGGTAATAACAGGTGACGCTGTTTCATACTCATAAACTCCAAAATCAGAACAACCAGAGCGTAGGCCGATTTCGCTGTCACTGCGAGAGACTTCCGACGTTTATTGACTGACTTGGTACCGAACTTTTCGTGCTCACCCAGGTTCTGGGTGTCATCCTGCGCTTTGCATTTTTGCCATTGAGCCATAAAAAAGGGAGGCGCGAAGGCCTCCCAAGGACACACAATTATTTCTATCAGACAGAAGCAGTAGTGGTTGTCTTCTTGGCCGGGCTTTTCGCAGCAGTCTGCTTTCCGGTGTTGACTTTTTGCTTGGCAGACTTCGCCAAGCTGGTCACATCATCAGCGATGTCAGATACAACTTCAGCAACCGCATCGGTGCCGTCAGCTGCTTCTTTCTCAAGCTTTGACAGGATGTCGGCAGCGAAACTACCCATCCGCAAGTTCAGACTGCGAAGCTGGCTGAACAGCGTTTCACTGTAGCCAAAATAGTGTTCGCGCAATGATTTAACGCTGTATTCGCGAGCGCCAGATTCCAGTTTCTCAGCGTACTCGAAAGGCTTGGCAGACAACTTTTTCTGTTGCGCTTCTGCAGCATTGATACCTTTCTCGACAATTTCCTGAATCTGTTGCTGATATGTTTTGAGTTTACCCATTTTAAATCTCCTGATTGCTAATGATCGCTTTGATTAAAGTAGGGTTCACCAAGCGAATTTGTCGACTAAAGTTCGTCGAACTTCGAACTCACTACCAACGATACGGTGAAAAATTAGAGTGTTCATACTAGATCGCAAAAAAATTGGAAAAGAAAAACAGTTTTATCATTCTGGATCGCGTTGAATCGGACGCTACGCCGTCAATAACTCCAGAAAGTGGCTGTACAGCCCGATACCAATCAATACGTTAAACGGAAAAGTCACACCAAGAGAAGCCAGCATCGCCAGCCCGATATCCGCTTCTGGAATGGCGTGCCTTATCGCTACCGGCGCGGCAATATAAGAAGCGCTGGCGGTAAGGGCGCCTAAAATCACAACCGTTCCGGTCTCCAGGCCCAGCCACAAACCGACTAAGAGCCCTGGCACGGAAAGGATCGGGGGCATACACAGTGCAAAAGCAATCAAACGCCAATGTCGAAGCTGAACCTTGCGCAGTGTTTCCGCCGCAACCAGACCCATTTCCAGCAAGAACAGCGAAAGCACCAGGGAAAAAGCACCCGTTAGCGGCGCCGTAACACCATCACCGTTATCAGGCCCGTAAAGAATGCCGATAACCACGCCTCCCACCAGCAAAACCACGCTTCTGTTAGTGAGGGTTTCCTGCCACATGGGTGTACCTGTGCTGCTTGTTTGAACCGCATCCTGGGTGTAGCGCCGATACAGCCACAGGCCGGTAAGAATCGCTGGCAACTCCAACAGCACCAAATACAAGGTAACCTGCCCGTCAGTCGCCAACCCCCGGGACTCAACCCAGGCCAACGCCACTGCGAAAGTACCCGCGCTGACAGATCCATAATGGGCGCAAAAGCTGGCGGCATCCGCCACATTCAAGCGCACAAGGTAGCGGAGCATCGGAAACAGCGCCAAGGGAATGGCGAAGCCCAACGCCATAATCGCCAGAACTTGCGTAACCAGACCCCAATGAAGATTGCCATGCAGAGCCATGCCGCCCTTGAGGCCTATGGTCAGCATTAACAGAAGACTGAGAATATCGTAAACGGCTTTCGGGATCGTCAGGTCAGAGCGAAGGGCTCCCGCGATTACTCCAAGCAAGAAGAACATCACGATGATGTCAGGCATGAATCAAACGCTCCGGTGAATCGGCATAGGGGCAATAGAATAGCTGATCAACCTGCGTGTCGATAACTTTTACACTGTGATGCGGCCCTCATAACCAATACCTGTCCTACCGGCCCTCATACATCGAATTTTTTGACACCCAAATTTAGTCCCGGAACCGGGTTGTTGCAGGTTTTCTACGTGCCCGGCTCTTTTGCTTTCTCGAAAGCCTCGGGGTAACGCCGTTTCATTTTCGCCAGCCGGTATATGGTAATGAAGTTAACGATCAACACCATGGCTTCCGCCAGCGTTCCGCCCACCGAACCTATAGCAATATTGTTCAGCATCCAGGCAACCGCGGCGGCAGCCAGCATCAGCCGCATGGGAATGCCCCTGAGCATGAACATGCCCAGGGTGCCGAAAATAGCCGCCGCAATGGCGAAAAAATCTACCGGGCTGCGCCAGGTTAGTAGCGCAGCCAACAGATTGACCCCCAATACCGCCAGCATCACCTGCCAGCTGCCCATATAACGCCGCGCCAGCATAATGCGGCCGATCACCAGCAAGCTCAGGGTCGCCGCCGTCCAGCTACCAAACAGCGCAAACTGCAACGCAAAGGCCACATTCGCCGCAATTAACAGCACCATCAGCCGGTCATCGTGCTTGCTGGTAAAGCCGACAATGCAGAAGCCCAGCGCAATAAGGCTGACAATCTGGCCCGCCAGGTCTGTGTAACTCATTTCCTCGAACATCATCAGAGTTTACGGCACAAGCACAATCGAAAGAAGCCAGCCAAAAAACCCGGACCTGCATTCCTTCTGAGTTCCGCAAGCCCACGTAAAGGTGTCAAGCCAGCGCGGCCCGCACCTTCTTGCCCAGATGACCCATATCGACCCGACCAAGTACCTGAGGGCGCAGCTCGTTCATCACTTGCCCCATGCTCTGCATTCCCTGAGCATCAGTTGAGCTAATGGCCGCACGGATAAGGCCATCCAGGTCGTCCTCAGTCAGGGCGGCGGGCATGAACTCCTCAATAACCAGCATTTCTGCCCGCTCGATGTCGCCCAACTCCTTGCGACCGGCATCGTCGTATTGACTTGCGGAATCGCGGCGCTGTTTAAGCATTTTGTCCAGCACCTTTAGAACGTCGTCGTCATTCACCTCGCGGCGTTCATCAATCTCGATCTGCTTGACCGCGGCCTGAACCAACCGCAAGGTGCCAAGCCGAAATTTTTCCCTATTCCGCATCGCGTCTTTTACCGCGTTGCTTAATTGTTCCTTGAGTGATAATTCCGCCATGGTTGAGCGCCTGTTCCATAAGTTAAGGGGACTAGTTTCGCATTAAACGAAGAAGAAGGTATGTTTGTCATCACTAAATTAGAGGCTACGAAGACTTTGACAAATCAAAGCCCAACGGCCGTCGAAAGCCCTCAATACAAACGATCGATATAAGACTCGTGGGGCTTCGCCGTGCGGTTGTCGTCATGCGACCATTCGCGCGGAGGCAGGTCGGGGACCGGCGGCAGGTCGCGGCTATAATCGAATTGCTCCAGCAGATTGCTGATACAGTTCAATCGGGCATGGCGCTTAACATCGGCGTCTACCATCCGCCACGGTGCGTATGGCAGGTCCGTGTAACGCAGCATGTCGTCCTTGGCCCCTGAATACTCGGCCCACAGCTCGCGCGACTTGAGATCCATCGGGGAGATTTTCCAGCGCTTAGCAGGATCGGCGGCACGCGCCTGAAAGCGCTGTTCCTGAACTTCCTCGCTGACCGAGAACCAGTACTTCAGCAGGATAATGCCTTCCTCGACAAGCATGTGCTCGAATTCGGGGCAGGTGTGCATGAACAGCTCGACCTCCTCGGCCGAAGCGAACCCCATCACCCGTTCAACGCCCGCACGGTTGTACCAGGAGCGGTCAAACAGCACCATCTCCCCGGCCGCCGGCAAGTGGGCCACGTATCGCTGAAAGTACCACTGGCTACGCTCGCGATCGGACGGTTTGCCAAGTGCGACCGTGCGCACAACGCGAGGATTCGTCTTCTCAGTAATGCGTTTGATGGTTCCGCCTTTGCCGGCGGCGTCGCGTCCCTCGAACAAGACCACAATGCGCAGGCCTTCGTCGGTAATGGTGCGTTGGAGCTTGGCCAACTCCTCCTCCAATCGCGCCAGTTCCTTCTCGTAGATTTCCTTCTTCAATATACCGTGCTTATCGTAAGCATCGTCGCTGAAGCGGCGACTCGGCGACAATAGCTGCATGCGGCCTCTCCAGATTAACTGCCCGGCTTTGTAAGCCGTGAGCTTACTTACATTACAGAAATGTGACAAAATAAAATACATCATAGAACTCTTGCCGTACCGATGGTTTTGCGCCCTGACTGCACGGAATCGAACCCGCACCAACCGCGGGAAAGGTAAGCCAATGAACTACCGCCAACTCGTCTTCGCCGGAATACTCAGCTTTCTGGCTTTTGCGCTCTGGGCGAGCCCCGAGTTCAAACACATTGCCGCCGGGGTTGCGATCTTCCTGTTTGGCATGCTCTCGCTCGAAAACGGGTTCCGCCAATTCACCGGCGGATTTCTGGAGAATGTGCTGCGCCGAACAACAGATACGATTCCGAAGAGTCTCGGTTTTGGCATCGTCAGTACCGCTATTATGCAATCCAGCTCCCTGGTATCGGTCATCACAATATCGTTCGTGAGCGCCGGCCTGCTCCCCCTGATCACCGGCATCGGCATCATTTTCGGAGCCAACCTGGGCACCACAACCGGCGCATGGCTGTTCGCCACCATCGGCATGAAAATGAGCCTCTCGGCCTTCGCGCTGCCCATGCTCGTCTTCGGCGTGGTGCTGAATTTCCAGCAACCCCGCGCACTGAAAGCCATCGGCGCAATTCTGGCCGGTCTGGGGTTTCTGTTTCTCGGCATCGATTTCATGAAGGAGGGGTTCGTAAGCTACCAGTCGGCGATCGATCTGCGTGAATATGCGATGACGGGCATCACAGGACTGCTCATTTATACGGGGCTCGGAGTTCTGGCGACGGTCATCATGCAGTCGAGCCACGCAACGCTGGCTCTAACCCTGGCCGGCCTGGCCACCGGCCAGATAACCTACGAGAACGCCCTCGCCCTGGCTATCGGTGCCAATATCGGCACAACGGTGACCGCACTGACCGGCGGTCTTGGCGCGAATATCGTCGGCAAGCGACTGGCCGGCGCCCACCTCTTGTTCAATATGGCAACGGCGGTGATCGCCTTGATACTGATCGAGCCCCTGCGCTGGTCCGTTGACCTTTTGTCGGCGCTGATGTCGATCGCCGAAGACGATTATACGGTCAAGCTCGCCATGTTCCACACCCTGTTCAACTGTCTGGGTGTTGCCGTGATGTTGCCACTGATATCGCAGATGGCGAGCGCACTGGAGCGCTGGTTACCAGAAAAAGCGGGAGAGGCCGCGGCGGAGCCGAAGTACCTGAATCCCGCTGCGATGGACTCCCCCGATAGCGCAAACGCAGCGGTCCGCAGGGAAGTCTGGCACCTGTTCGACCAGGCCTTCGTCATTCTCGCCCATGGCCTTCACCTGCACCGTGAACAGATCCGCAACTGCGATGACCTGGAAGCAACGATCAATAACAGCCGGGAGCGCATCGACATCGACATCGACTTGGTCTATCGGCAGCGCGTCAAGCGTCTCTACAATGCCATCCTTGATTTCATTTCCGGGCGAATGACGCGAATATCGTCAGCCAGTTCCACCGAATCACTCTACCGCCTACAGCACGCCGCTGGCGAGATGGTGGAAGCCATCAAGCACGTAAAACACCTGCGCAAGAATCTCACTGTCTACATGGTTGCGGATAACACCGCTATCCGCAGGGAATACAACGATCTGCGGCTGCGGGTCGCGATGGTGTTGCGGGAAACTCATCGGTTTTACACGGGCAAATTTGACGACGCCAGCACGGCCATACTAGAGCTCGACGAAATCGCTGTTCGTGCCCGGGTGGACCGCGAATCCATGGTCGCGCGCGTTACGAAACTCCTCGGCGCAAAACGGATCGACTCAGCAATGGCCACTTCCCTGCTCAACGATTCTGCTTATGCCAGCGAGACAGTGGATGCTATCCTAACTGGAACGCGCGCGCTCCTGACGGCCACGGATGTGGAAGCCGCCCGGACCGCAGAAGCACTGTCTGTGAGCGATGCAGGCCAGGCAGACATCATCGTCTGACGCGTGATGGGGTCGTGACGGCGCCCCGACCGACCAATCTTCGAACACGGAGGATTCAGGCAATGGGTTTCAAAGACTTGGTCGCAACGTTCGACGATGCGCTGCGCAGACACGACAAGGGCAATTCCCTCAAGCGCAAAGAACTGAAGCATCTCGAACAGGCACTGAAAAAAAAGCGAGCAAAATACCGCGACCGGCTGTATTCCGGCTCGTCAGAAGAAACACCTGCTCAGACCGAGGTTCGCCTACGCGTGGTCGAGGCTCAACTCGCTAAGCTGCGCGAGCTCATGGAAGAAGCATCTCTCTGATGGTTAAGCGCAGCCCAGACCACTGTTGCGCCTGAAATTCCCGTATAAAAAACCGTCCATTCCAAGACGCTGTAGCGGGGCATCGTCATCCCTGCGTTAGCTTGGCGGGGCCACCACGTAGCGGTCCCGACCACCATTCTTCGCAGCATAGAGCGCATCATCGGCTCGCTGCAGAAATCGGGTACGGCCCTCTGTCTTATCTCCCAGCACGGCAATACCGATACTGGTGCGAAAGCTGACTTCCTCTCCCGTTGGTACCTTGAGTGTTTGATTGTGGCATCCGTCGCGCACAGCATTCGCTATCTTAACGGCCCCTGACTGATCCGTATCCGGTAGAATCACCAGAAACTCCTCACCCCCAAAGCGCCCGGCGAGGTCCATCTTACGTTTTGCGCCATCCCTGAGAATTTTGGCAAACTGTTTGAGCACCAAGTCCCCGGCAGCATGGCCGTAGTTGTCGTTGAAACTTTTGAACTTGTCGAGGTCAAACAGCAACACCGACAGCGGCTTGTTCTGTTCGTGAGCATCCTTGATATCGCCATCCAGCTGCGCCATTACCTGGCGACGATTGGCCAGCCCGGTAAGCGGATCACGGGTCGCTTGACGGTAAAGCACCAGCAGCATGCTGAGCTGATTCACCGACGCCCAGCCTGCAATGCAGCCCAACACTGCCAACAGCCAGAGGTCATTCAACCCATTTACCAACCCAAACTCGCCGCGCCATAGCTGGTTAACCAGCTCGACCAGAATGACAAACACCGCAAAACCAACCACTTCTACTATGGTCAAAGCGAAGATGGCCAGCATAGTAATGATCATGAAAGGAAAAAAAGCATAGCCGGCCAATATCTCTGACCCTAGACCCTGTTCAATTAATACCCAGTTGCTCCAGGACTGGAACACCGTCAGTACCAACACCAACAGCAACAAACGCATCAGTGAAATCTCAAGCCGATAGGGATGACTGAACCAAAGCCCCAGCGCCAAACAAGACACACTGGCGACGATTCGTCCGTAAGCGATGGTGCTGCTGACGTCCTCTGGAAGTAACAGCCAGTCCACCAGAATCCA comes from the Marinobacter psychrophilus genome and includes:
- a CDS encoding PQQ-dependent sugar dehydrogenase yields the protein MKQRHLLLPIGLILTLTACGNTAQFSVAEGTGPDPVLPSPSESLIPTVNIAKATGWPSSGKPDAVAGTRVVAFADNLEHPRWLYVLPNGDVLVAETNAQPNPDSHQGIRGWITRMIMDDAGATVPSADRITLLRDSDGDGVADKRSTLLKDLHSPFGMALIGNDFYVANTNAVMRFPYKTGQTRITAEGTKVTDLPAGKINHHWTKSMIASPDGSKLYVGVGSNSNIGENGLENEEGRASIWEIDPETGQHREFATGLRNPVGMAWQPESGELWVAVNERDLLGSDLVPDYMTSVADGGFFGWPFSYFGQNVDERVKPQHPAKVARAIKPDYALGPHTASLGLTAAEGNTLPEQFKNGMFVGQHGSWNRKPRSGYKVIFVPFTDGEPDGQPVDILTGFINADDKAQGRPVGVVIDKQGGLLVADDVGNIIWRVSRAESAAQ
- a CDS encoding sodium-dependent bicarbonate transport family permease, translating into MPDIIVMFFLLGVIAGALRSDLTIPKAVYDILSLLLMLTIGLKGGMALHGNLHWGLVTQVLAIMALGFAIPLALFPMLRYLVRLNVADAASFCAHYGSVSAGTFAVALAWVESRGLATDGQVTLYLVLLELPAILTGLWLYRRYTQDAVQTSSTGTPMWQETLTNRSVVLLVGGVVIGILYGPDNGDGVTAPLTGAFSLVLSLFLLEMGLVAAETLRKVQLRHWRLIAFALCMPPILSVPGLLVGLWLGLETGTVVILGALTASASYIAAPVAIRHAIPEADIGLAMLASLGVTFPFNVLIGIGLYSHFLELLTA
- a CDS encoding Na/Pi cotransporter family protein; the protein is MNYRQLVFAGILSFLAFALWASPEFKHIAAGVAIFLFGMLSLENGFRQFTGGFLENVLRRTTDTIPKSLGFGIVSTAIMQSSSLVSVITISFVSAGLLPLITGIGIIFGANLGTTTGAWLFATIGMKMSLSAFALPMLVFGVVLNFQQPRALKAIGAILAGLGFLFLGIDFMKEGFVSYQSAIDLREYAMTGITGLLIYTGLGVLATVIMQSSHATLALTLAGLATGQITYENALALAIGANIGTTVTALTGGLGANIVGKRLAGAHLLFNMATAVIALILIEPLRWSVDLLSALMSIAEDDYTVKLAMFHTLFNCLGVAVMLPLISQMASALERWLPEKAGEAAAEPKYLNPAAMDSPDSANAAVRREVWHLFDQAFVILAHGLHLHREQIRNCDDLEATINNSRERIDIDIDLVYRQRVKRLYNAILDFISGRMTRISSASSTESLYRLQHAAGEMVEAIKHVKHLRKNLTVYMVADNTAIRREYNDLRLRVAMVLRETHRFYTGKFDDASTAILELDEIAVRARVDRESMVARVTKLLGAKRIDSAMATSLLNDSAYASETVDAILTGTRALLTATDVEAARTAEALSVSDAGQADIIV
- a CDS encoding GatB/YqeY domain-containing protein — its product is MAELSLKEQLSNAVKDAMRNREKFRLGTLRLVQAAVKQIEIDERREVNDDDVLKVLDKMLKQRRDSASQYDDAGRKELGDIERAEMLVIEEFMPAALTEDDLDGLIRAAISSTDAQGMQSMGQVMNELRPQVLGRVDMGHLGKKVRAALA
- a CDS encoding GGDEF domain-containing protein, encoding MIAWILAVLQTAWILVDWLLLPEDVSSTIAYGRIVASVSCLALGLWFSHPYRLEISLMRLLLLVLVLTVFQSWSNWVLIEQGLGSEILAGYAFFPFMIITMLAIFALTIVEVVGFAVFVILVELVNQLWRGEFGLVNGLNDLWLLAVLGCIAGWASVNQLSMLLVLYRQATRDPLTGLANRRQVMAQLDGDIKDAHEQNKPLSVLLFDLDKFKSFNDNYGHAAGDLVLKQFAKILRDGAKRKMDLAGRFGGEEFLVILPDTDQSGAVKIANAVRDGCHNQTLKVPTGEEVSFRTSIGIAVLGDKTEGRTRFLQRADDALYAAKNGGRDRYVVAPPS
- the ppk2 gene encoding polyphosphate kinase 2, which encodes MQLLSPSRRFSDDAYDKHGILKKEIYEKELARLEEELAKLQRTITDEGLRIVVLFEGRDAAGKGGTIKRITEKTNPRVVRTVALGKPSDRERSQWYFQRYVAHLPAAGEMVLFDRSWYNRAGVERVMGFASAEEVELFMHTCPEFEHMLVEEGIILLKYWFSVSEEVQEQRFQARAADPAKRWKISPMDLKSRELWAEYSGAKDDMLRYTDLPYAPWRMVDADVKRHARLNCISNLLEQFDYSRDLPPVPDLPPREWSHDDNRTAKPHESYIDRLY
- a CDS encoding YgjV family protein, which gives rise to MFEEMSYTDLAGQIVSLIALGFCIVGFTSKHDDRLMVLLIAANVAFALQFALFGSWTAATLSLLVIGRIMLARRYMGSWQVMLAVLGVNLLAALLTWRSPVDFFAIAAAIFGTLGMFMLRGIPMRLMLAAAAVAWMLNNIAIGSVGGTLAEAMVLIVNFITIYRLAKMKRRYPEAFEKAKEPGT